A genomic region of Daphnia carinata strain CSIRO-1 chromosome 5, CSIRO_AGI_Dcar_HiC_V3, whole genome shotgun sequence contains the following coding sequences:
- the LOC130696409 gene encoding uncharacterized protein LOC130696409 encodes MRKTTPTPQVYTDRKASSALVLSSLSFVTVIVFVLMFLLREKISKMDKRSVGRCFKWARKKVKKTRKVLSEKRKKKPEAKINVEVLDTSKQSKEQHLYATIDESRKAAKKKRSPSRASDDSDFSTSENAIDDNAVVAVELHAYQSVALESYKTPSMLEEVNLHAVTSVTYGSEKNMEHLVDQTTGCQIYDEIGDERKTTY; translated from the exons ATGAGGAAGACAACCCCAA CGCCTCAAGTTTATACTGATCGCAAAGCGTCTTCTGCCCTGGTTTTATCCTCGTTATCGTTCGTCACTGTCATCGTATTCGTCCTCATGTTTCTGCTCAGAGAAAA gatttcaaaaatggaCAAACGAAGTGTCGGTCGCTGTTTCAAATGGGCGCGCAAGAAAGTTAAAAAGACGCGAAAAGTCTTATcggaaaaacgtaaaaaaaaaccagaggCCAAAATAAACGTTGAAGTGTTGGACACGAGTAAGCAGTCGAAAGAGCAACACCTTTACGCCACCATCGATGAAAGCCGGAAAGCtgcgaaaaagaaacgtagCCCGAGTCGTGCAAGTGATGATTCAGATTTCTCAACATCGGAGAATGCAATCGATGATAATGCTGTGGTAGCTGTGGAGTTACACGCGTATCAGTCGGTGGCTTTGGAATCGTACAAGACACCGTCGATGCTCGAGGAAGTTAATTTGCATGCCGTAACGAGTGTGACCTATGGTTCGGAGAAAAACATGGAACACCTTGTTGATCAAACAACTGGCTGTCAAATTTATGATGAAATAggagacgaaagaaaaactactTATTAG
- the LOC130696412 gene encoding uncharacterized protein LOC130696412 has translation MEKPGGSCRCSKSKSKCVACKPGQVLDLDAALLELDALNGATNKQENNQKTRRQNESKTCFEQSPPMWINSPTSISSNIVTGFPLRVDIEYPKDPPEQPPNSPVSPQLPYEQFRMKEDPLPLRCEWDTRVGGRRISMKGRQRMLSGPDGGTSHNDRYAERMRDRNSWRPYRIPRPKLLNMGHCSRIRTISALLHEESDVRLPPIIDTSPVAATSEPRMRDMSDALRCMAIGEGFSKTLDNSECNMNFPRSRSAENLERRVMDVAATTLDVVSEKIEKLHVN, from the exons ATGGAAAAGCCAGGTGGTTCGTGCCGTTGTTCTAAAAGTAAGAGCAAGTGTGTGGCCTGTAAACCTGGGCAGGTCCTTGATCTCGACGCAGCCCTGCTAGAGCTAGATGCCCTCAACGGGGCAACAAACAAGCAGGAAAACAACCAGAAAACTAGGAGACAAAATGAATCTAAAACTTGCTTTGAGCAAAGTCCACCTATGTGGATCAATAGTCCTACCTCAATTAGCAGTAATATTGTGACTGGATTTCCACTACGAGTTGATATAGAGTACCCCAAAGATCCACCTGAACAACCACCAAACTCACCAGTGTCACCCCAGTTACCATATGAGCAGTTCAGAATGAA GGAAGATCCTCTACCTCTGAGATGTGAATGGGACACCCGAGTGGGAGGTCGACGTATTAGCATGAAAGGCCGACAGCGCATGCTTTCAGGCCCGGATGGTGGAACCAGCCACAACGACCGATATGCTGAACGAATGAGAGACAGGAACAGTTGGCGACCTTACCGTATCCCTCGGCCCAAGTTGCTCAACATGGGTCATTGTTCCAGAATACGGACCATCAGTGCTTTATTGCATGAAGAATCCGATGTTAGGTTACCCCCTATCATAGACACTAGTCCGGTTGCGGCGACAAGCGAGCCGAGAATGAGAGACATGAGCGACGCTCTGCGGTGCATGGCCATTGGGGAGGGCTTTTCCAAGACTTTA GATAATTCTGAATGTAACAtgaattttccacgatcacgTTCGGCGGAGAACCTGGAACGCCGCGTGATGGATGTGGCAGCCACCACTCTAGATGTCGTCTCAGAGAAAATCGAAAAGCTTCATGTCAATTGA
- the LOC130696405 gene encoding tubulin alpha-8 chain-like — translation MREVISIHVGQAGVQMGNSCWELYCLEHGIRPDGILSETRPPQASGGSNSPSTFGTFFSETASNKQVPRALFVDLEPSVVDTVRTGTYRQLFHPDQLITGKEDAANNYARGHYTVGREIADVVSDRIRRLVENCVGLQGFLVFHSFGGGSGSGFTSLLMERLSVDYGKKSKLQFCIYPAPQVSTAVVEPYNSILTTHTTLEHSDCAFMVDNEAIYDICRRNLSIERPTYTNLNRLIGQIVSSITASLRFEGALNVDLTEFQTNLVPYPRIHFPLVTYAPMLSAEKAYHEQLSVAEITSACFEPNNQMVKCDPRKGKYMAVCLLYRGDVVPKDVNGAIASMKSKRTIQFVDWCPTGFKVGINYQAPTIVPGGDLAAMQRSVCMISNTTAIVEAWGRLNHKFDLLYTKRAFVHWYVGEGMEEGEFSEAREDLAALEKDYEEVAMEDLSDSDGVIGDEY, via the exons ATG CGCGAAGTCATTTCCATCCATGTTGGCCAGGCCGGCGTCCAAATGGGCAACTCTTGCTGGG aattGTATTGTCTGGAACACG GAATACGGCCCGATGGCATCCTCTCCGAAACAC GTCCACCTCAAGCGAGCGGCGGAAGCAATTCGCCCAGCACGTTTGGAACGTTTTTCAGCGAAACGGCCAGCAATAAACAAGTGCCCAGAGCGCTTTTCGTCGATTTGGAACCTTCCGTCGTTG ATACGGTTCGCACGGGCACCTACCGTCAGCTGTTCCATCCCGATCAGTTGATAACGGGCAAGGAGGATGCGGCCAATAATTACGCTCGGGGTCATTACACGGTGGGTCGAGAGATTGCCGACGTCGTATCGGATCGCATCCGACGGCTGGTAGAGAATTGCGTCGGCCTCCAGGGATTTTTAGTCTTTCACTCATTTGGTGGTGGATCCGGCTCGGGATTCACTTCTTTATTGATGGAAAGACTCTCTGTCGACTATGGCAAGAAGAGCAAACTGCAATTTTGCATCTATCCGGCACCTCAg GTGTCAACGGCCGTTGTGGAGCCTTATAATTCCATCTTGACGACTCACACAACTTTGGAACATTCCGATTGTGCTTTTATGGTGGATAACGAAGCCATTTACGACATTTGCCGCCGTAATTTGTCCATTGAACGGCCCACCTACACCAATTTGAACCGTTTGATTGGTCAAATCGTCTCGTCCATTACGGCATCCCTTCGTTTCGAAGGTGCTCTCAACGTCGATTTGACTGAATTccag accAATTTGGTGCCCTACCCGAGAATTCATTTCCCACTGGTGACTTACGCTCCGATGCTTTCGGCCGAAAAGGCCTATCACGAACAACTGAGCGTGGCTGAAATCACATCCGCTTGTTTCGAACCCAACAACCAAATGGTCAAG TGTGACCCTCGTAAAGGAAAATACATGGCAGTGTGCCTGCTGTACCGAGGTGATGTCGTACCCAAAGACGTCAATGGAGCCATCGCATCCATGAAGAGCAAACGAACCATCCAGTTCGTCGATTGGTGCCCTACTGGTTTCAAA GTGGGAATCAATTACCAAGCTCCGACGATCGTTCCAGGGGGTGATTTGGCCGCTATGCAGCGCTCCGTCTGCATGATATCCAACACTACTGCCATTGTCGAGGCCTGGGGCCGGCTCAATCACAAATTCGATTTACTCTACACGAAACGGGCATTCGTTCACTG gtacgTGGGCGAGGGCATGGAAGAAGGCGAATTTTCAGAAGCACGTGAAGATCTGGCTGCTCTTGAAAAAGACTACGAAGAAGTGGCCATGGAGGACTTGTCTGATTCAGACGGCGTCATCGGCGACGAATACTAA
- the LOC130696402 gene encoding dual specificity protein phosphatase 9-like encodes MVKMPAMSEMADCVDGVISADGLWAQLRDATANPSASVEADMLTLLDCRSAADFGECHIRRAVHLSLPSIMLRRLAGGKVTIGSVLKSSNNHASVDGSKTRPFLPTVSAGGSSANNKKQHTFVLCGGVGDIVSVLRKSLIQDGCPVVCLQGGVEEFRNKYPEWCVTRESETANPSEVLPNLRIGGEGLRPTAGVVRPLSLNNRRPGSLGSRSASDSEEERPDSSLESGEIRADDENGCGVGPPEFGSGFSLGLSVGLRLGLESEPLPPLMLDNVAVDSADIGLTGQLGGMIPMNDTDPLADPGFPVEILPHLFLGNAQNSRDCDALDKHRIRYVVNVTPNLPNVFEDSGTIQYLQIPITDHWSQNLSSFFPSAIGFIDGARERQEGVLVHCLAGISRSVTITVAYLMYKMSMSLNDAYDFVRRKKSNISPNFNFMGQLLDFERQLNPPSPQRCTCHLSANDSNKPEDHALIPFTRLSIEEPEDEEELPSSADANNIGGIDSGLPSSVSMSPCSADSSVASSPAVIHSSSSSTGGSGNVKRLRTLVCRCQASLSQCHFTTPTTL; translated from the exons ATGGTGAAAATGCCGGCCATGTCCGAAATGGCAGATTGTGTTGACGGAGTGATTAGCGCCGATGGATTGTGGGCTCAACTTCGCGACGCAACAGCCAATCCATCGGCGTCTGTCGAAGCCGACATGTTGACATTGTTGGATTGCCGTTCGGCAGCGGATTTCGGCGAGTGCCACATCCGGCGAGCCGTCCACTTGTCTCTACCGTCCATCATGTTGAGACGGCTGGCCGGAGGCAAAGTCACCATCGGCTCTGTGCTCAAGTCGTCCAACAATCACGCCAGTGTCGACGGCTCCAAAACGCGACCCTTCCTGCCCACCGTTTCCGCTGGCGGATCGTCGgccaacaacaagaaacagCACACGTTCGTCTTGTGCGGAGGAGTCGGAGACATTGTCTCCGTTCTACGCAAATCGCTCATTCAGGACGGCTGTCCAGTCGTTTGCCTTCAAG GAGGTGTGGAAGAATTCCGGAACAAGTACCCAGAATGGTGCGTGACGCGGGAATCGGAGACGGCTAACCCGAGTGAAGTCCTTCCCAACTTGCGCATCGGAGGCGAAGGCTTGAGGCCGACGGCGGGTGTAGTCCGCCCACTCAGTTTAAACAATCGCCGACCGGGCTCGCTCGGTTCCCGGTCCGCCTCCGACTCGGAAGAAGAGCGTCCCGACTCGTCCTTGGAGTCGGGTGAAATCCGTGCCGACGATGAAAACGGATGCGGAGTTGGCCCACCGGAATTTGGTTCCGGCTTCAGTTTGGGTCTGTCGGTCGGACTTCGACTCGGCCTCGAATCCGAACCTCTTCCTCCATTGATGCTGGACAACGTTGCCGTCGACTCGGCCGACATTGGATTGACGGGACAATTGGGAGGAATGATCCCCATGAATGACACGGATCCATTGGCCGATCCCGGTTTCCCCGTCGAGATCCTTCCTCACCTGTTTCTGGGCAACGCCCAAAATTCCCGCGACTGTGACGCACTCGATAAGCACCGCATTCGC TACGTGGTTAACGTGACGCCCAATTTGCCCAACGTCTTTGAGGATTCGGGAACGATCCAGTATCTGCAGATTCCCATCACGGATCATTGGAGTCAAAATTTAAGCAGTTTCTTCCCTTCCGCCATCGGCTTTATCG ATGGAGCTCGAGAGCGACAGGAAGGCGTTCTAGTCCACTGCCTGGCCGGAATTTCCCGCTCCGTCACCATCACAGTG GCTTACTTGATGTACAAAATGTCGATGAGCCTGAACGACGCGTACGACTTTGTGCGCCGAAAAAAGTCCAACATTTCGCCCAACTTTAACTTTATGGGCCAGCTGCTGGATTTCGAGCGTCAACTGAATCCGCCGAGTCCGCAGCGCTGCACGTGCCATCTCTCGGCCAACGACAGCAATAAACCGGAAGATCACGCCCTGATCCCGTTTACGCGGCTCTCGATTGAGGAGCCGGAAGACGAGGAAGAACTACCTTCGTCAGCCGATGCCAACAACATTGGCGGAATCGATTCCGGTCTTCCGTCGTCCGTTTCCATGTCGCCATGCTCGGCTGACTCTTCCGTCGCTTCCTCACCGGCCGTCATCCATTCTTCATCCTCCTCAACCGGCGGCAGTGGAAACGTCAAGCGCTTGCGCACACTCGTTTGCCGCTGCCAAGCCTCCCTCTCCCAGTGCCATTTTACCACCCCGACCACTTTgtaa
- the LOC130696410 gene encoding ADP-ribosylation factor-like protein 8B-A: MFALVNRILDWFKSLFWKEEMELTLVGLQYSGKTTFVNVIASGQFSEDMIPTVGFNMRKITKGNVTIKLWDIGGQPRFRSMWERYCRGVNAIVYMVDAADHDKIEASRNELHHLLDKPQLAGIPVLVLGNKRDLPNALDENGLIERMNLSAIQDREICCYSISCKEKGNIDITLQWLITHSKSGGTR, translated from the exons ATGTTTGCCTTGGTCAATCGAATCCTCGACTGGTTTAAAAGCCTATTTTGGAAGGAAGAAATGGAGCTGACTTTAGTTGGATTGCAATATTCAGGCAAAACGACATTTGTCAACGTTATCGCG TCGGGACAATTCAGCGAAGATATGATTCCTACAGTTGGTTTCAACATGAGGAAGATTACAAAAGGAAATGTCACAATTAAACTATGGGATATTGGTGGCCAACCTCGATTCAGATCAATGTGGGAAAGATATTGCAGAGGAGTCAATGCTATTGT ttATATGGTTGATGCAGCTGATCATGACAAAATTGAGGCTTCCCGAAACGAGTTGCACCACTTGCTGGACAAACCCCAGCTGGCAGGCATTCCTGTTTTGGTTTTGGGCAACAAAAGAGACTTACCAAATGCACTGGATGAAAATGGACTTATTGAGAGGAT GAATTTGTCAGCCATCCAGGATAGAGAGATCTGCTGCTATTCGATCTCATGCAAGGAAAAGGGCAACATTGACATCACACTACAGTGGCTGATCACACATTCCAAGTCGGGCGGTACCCGTTAA